One window from the genome of Helicobacter pylori encodes:
- a CDS encoding SoxW family protein → MFSLSYVSKKFLSVLLLISLFLSACKSSNKDKLDENLLSSGSQSSKELNDERDNIDKKSYAGLEDIFSDNKSISPNDKYMLLVFGRNGCHYCERLKKDLKNVKELHDYVKDHFSAYYVNISYSKEHNFKVGDKDKNDEKEIKMSTEELAQIYAVQTTPTIILSDKTGKTIYELPGYMPSTQFLAVLEFIGDGKYQDTKNDEDFIKKLKAYIKYKTNLSKSKSN, encoded by the coding sequence ATGTTTTCACTCTCTTATGTTTCCAAGAAATTTTTAAGCGTTTTGCTGTTGATTTCGCTGTTTTTAAGCGCTTGCAAGTCTAGCAATAAGGACAAATTAGATGAAAATCTTTTAAGCTCCGGCTCTCAAAGCTCCAAAGAATTAAATGATGAGCGAGACAACATAGACAAAAAGAGTTATGCCGGTTTAGAAGATATTTTTTCAGACAATAAGTCCATTAGCCCTAACGATAAATACATGCTTTTAGTGTTTGGCCGTAATGGTTGCCACTATTGTGAAAGGCTTAAAAAAGATCTCAAAAATGTCAAAGAGTTGCACGACTATGTTAAAGATCATTTTAGCGCTTACTATGTCAATATCAGCTACTCTAAAGAGCATAATTTTAAAGTCGGCGATAAGGATAAAAATGATGAAAAAGAAATCAAAATGTCCACAGAAGAATTAGCACAAATTTATGCCGTCCAAACCACCCCTACGATTATTTTATCCGATAAAACCGGCAAAACCATCTATGAATTGCCCGGCTATATGCCCTCTACGCAATTTTTAGCGGTGTTGGAATTTATCGGCGATGGGAAGTATCAAGACACAAAAAACGATGAGGATTTCATCAAAAAATTAAAGGCTTACATCAAGTATAAAACCAACCTTTCTAAAAGCAAGTCTAACTAG
- the hemH gene encoding ferrochelatase: MNLINEKLNNLENNATKSPKEAVILLNMGGPNSLYEVGVFLKNMFDDPFILTIKNNFMRKMVGKMIVNSRIEKSKKIYEKLGGKSPLTPITFALTERLNELDPSRFYTYAMRYTPPYASMVLQDLALKEIESLVFFSMYPQYSSTTTLSSFNDAFNALKALETFRPRVRVIERFYASKKLNEIILNTILSALNNRKSQDFVLIFSVHGLPKSVIDAGDTYQQECEHHVNLLKELVQQKNIPFKEVLLSYQSKLGPMKWLEPSTEELIEKHRKSHIIIYPLAFTIDNSETLYELDMQYRLMAERLAVKEYLVCPCLNDSIEFAKFIIELVNNLKSE; encoded by the coding sequence ATGAATTTAATCAATGAAAAGCTTAATAATTTAGAAAATAACGCTACAAAATCCCCTAAAGAAGCGGTCATTCTTTTGAATATGGGAGGGCCTAATAGCCTTTATGAAGTGGGGGTGTTTTTAAAAAACATGTTTGATGACCCCTTTATCCTTACCATTAAAAATAATTTTATGCGTAAAATGGTGGGTAAAATGATCGTCAATAGCCGCATAGAAAAATCCAAAAAAATCTATGAAAAATTGGGAGGCAAATCCCCTTTAACGCCTATCACATTCGCCCTTACAGAGCGTTTGAATGAATTGGATCCTTCTCGCTTTTACACTTATGCGATGCGTTATACCCCCCCTTATGCGTCTATGGTCTTGCAAGATTTAGCCTTAAAAGAAATAGAAAGCCTGGTGTTTTTTTCCATGTATCCGCAATATTCTAGCACCACCACCCTTTCTAGTTTCAATGACGCTTTTAATGCCCTAAAAGCTTTAGAAACTTTCCGCCCTAGGGTGCGGGTAATAGAGCGTTTTTATGCCAGCAAAAAGCTTAATGAAATCATTTTAAACACGATTTTAAGCGCCCTAAACAACCGCAAAAGCCAGGATTTTGTCTTAATCTTTTCTGTCCATGGCTTACCTAAAAGCGTTATTGATGCCGGCGATACTTACCAGCAAGAATGCGAACACCATGTGAATTTGTTAAAAGAGTTGGTGCAACAAAAAAATATCCCTTTTAAAGAAGTTTTACTCTCTTACCAATCCAAGCTAGGGCCTATGAAATGGCTAGAGCCAAGCACTGAAGAATTGATAGAAAAGCACCGCAAATCTCATATTATCATCTATCCTTTGGCTTTCACGATTGATAATTCTGAAACGCTCTATGAACTAGACATGCAATACCGCTTGATGGCAGAGCGCTTGGCGGTTAAAGAGTATTTGGTTTGCCCATGCTTAAACGATTCCATAGAGTTTGCAAAATTTATCATTGAATTAGTGAATAACCTTAAAAGTGAGTGA
- a CDS encoding 16S rRNA (uracil(1498)-N(3))-methyltransferase → MRFVYHPLAKEPVLKIEGESYTHLYRSRRIKSASRLDLRNLKDGFLYTYEHAEITKKHALLRLVGAQALEVMASKKTHLILSVIEIKNIEKILPFLNQLGVSKLSLFYADFSQRNEKIDSAKLERFQKILIHSCEQCGRSALMELEAFSNTKEVLKAYPKASVLDFKGETLPASANFEKGVIIGPEGGFSEPERGYFKEREIYRIPLDMVLKSESACVFVASIAQI, encoded by the coding sequence ATGCGTTTTGTCTACCACCCTTTAGCCAAAGAGCCTGTTTTAAAAATAGAAGGCGAGAGTTATACGCATTTATACCGCTCAAGGCGTATCAAAAGCGCGAGTCGTTTGGATTTAAGGAATTTAAAAGACGGCTTTTTATACACCTATGAGCATGCAGAAATCACTAAAAAACATGCCCTTTTAAGGCTGGTGGGCGCGCAAGCGTTAGAGGTTATGGCTAGTAAAAAAACGCATTTGATTTTAAGCGTGATTGAAATCAAAAACATTGAAAAAATTCTACCCTTTTTAAACCAGTTGGGCGTGAGCAAGTTGAGTTTGTTCTATGCGGATTTTAGCCAACGCAATGAAAAAATAGACAGCGCCAAGCTAGAGCGCTTTCAAAAGATTTTGATCCATTCTTGCGAGCAATGCGGCCGCAGCGCTTTAATGGAATTGGAAGCGTTTTCAAATACCAAAGAGGTGTTAAAAGCTTACCCAAAAGCGAGCGTTTTGGATTTTAAGGGTGAAACTTTGCCCGCAAGCGCGAATTTTGAAAAGGGCGTTATCATAGGGCCTGAAGGGGGCTTTAGCGAACCAGAAAGAGGGTATTTTAAAGAGCGTGAAATTTATCGCATCCCGTTAGATATGGTGCTAAAGTCTGAGAGCGCATGCGTGTTTGTAGCGAGTATCGCACAAATTTAG
- the dcd gene encoding dCTP deaminase, with protein sequence MGLKADSWIKKMSLEHDMISPFCEKQVGKNVISYGLSSYGYDIRVGSEFMLFDNKNALIDPKNFDPNNATKIDASQEGFFILPANAFALAHTIEYFKMPKDTLAICLGKSTYARCGIIVNVTPFEPEFEGYITIEISNTTNLPAKVYANEGIAQVVFLQGDEVCEQSYKDRGGKYQGQVGITLPKILK encoded by the coding sequence ATGGGATTGAAAGCGGATTCTTGGATTAAAAAAATGAGTTTAGAGCATGACATGATTAGCCCTTTTTGCGAAAAGCAAGTCGGTAAGAATGTGATCAGCTATGGTTTGAGCAGTTATGGGTATGATATTAGGGTGGGGAGTGAGTTCATGCTCTTTGATAACAAGAACGCTTTAATTGACCCTAAAAACTTTGACCCTAACAACGCGACTAAAATTGATGCCAGTCAAGAGGGCTTTTTTATCTTACCCGCTAACGCGTTCGCCCTAGCCCATACGATAGAGTATTTTAAAATGCCTAAAGACACCTTAGCGATTTGTTTAGGCAAAAGCACTTATGCCAGGTGTGGGATTATTGTGAATGTTACGCCTTTTGAGCCGGAATTTGAAGGCTATATCACGATTGAAATTTCTAACACCACTAATCTGCCGGCTAAAGTCTATGCCAATGAGGGGATCGCACAAGTGGTGTTTTTACAAGGCGATGAAGTGTGTGAGCAAAGCTATAAAGACAGAGGCGGTAAGTATCAAGGGCAAGTGGGCATCACTTTGCCTAAAATTTTAAAGTGA
- the accB gene encoding acetyl-CoA carboxylase biotin carboxyl carrier protein translates to MNLSEIEELIKEFKASDLGHLKLKHEHFELVLDKESAYAKKNALNPAHSPAPIMVEASMPSVQTPVPMVCTPIVDKKEDFVLSPMVGTFYHAPSPGAEPYVKAGDTLKKGQIVGIVEAMKIMNEIEVEYPCKVVSVEVGDAQPVEYGTKLIKVEKL, encoded by the coding sequence ATGAACCTTTCTGAAATTGAAGAGTTGATCAAAGAATTTAAAGCTTCTGATTTAGGGCATTTGAAATTAAAGCATGAGCATTTTGAGTTGGTTTTGGATAAAGAATCCGCTTATGCGAAAAAAAATGCACTAAATCCCGCCCATTCTCCAGCTCCCATTATGGTAGAAGCGAGCATGCCAAGCGTTCAAACCCCTGTGCCTATGGTATGCACCCCTATTGTGGATAAAAAAGAAGATTTCGTGCTTTCGCCTATGGTAGGCACTTTTTATCATGCGCCTTCACCTGGGGCTGAGCCTTATGTCAAAGCGGGCGATACGCTTAAGAAAGGGCAAATCGTGGGCATTGTAGAAGCGATGAAAATCATGAATGAAATTGAAGTGGAATACCCTTGCAAGGTGGTTTCTGTTGAAGTGGGGGACGCCCAGCCGGTAGAATACGGCACGAAACTCATCAAAGTTGAAAAGCTTTAA
- a CDS encoding acetyl-CoA carboxylase biotin carboxylase subunit produces the protein MNKENKKVEKKELSRILIANRGEIALRAIQTIQEMGKESIAIYSIADKDAHYLNTANAKVCIGGEKSSESYLNIPAIISAAELFEADAIFPGYGFLSENQNFVEICSHHSLEFIGPSAKVMALMSDKSKAKSVMKEAGMPVIEGSDGLLKSYQEAEEIADKIGYPVIIKAAAGGGGRGMRVVEDKSKLKNLYLAAETEALSAFGDGSVYLEKFINKPKHIEVQILADKHGNVIHVGERDCSVQRRQQKLIEETPAVVLEEGVRKRLLETAIKAAKYIGYVGAGTFEFLLDSNMKDFYFMEMNTRLQVEHTISEMVSGLNLIEWMIKIAQGEELPKQESFSLKGHAIECRITAEDPKKFYPSPGKITEWIAPGGVNVRLDSHVHANYVVPTHYDSMIGKLIVWGENRERAIAKMKRALKEFKVEGIKTTIPFHLEMLENADFRQAKIHTKYLEENF, from the coding sequence ATGAACAAAGAAAATAAAAAGGTAGAAAAAAAAGAGCTTTCGCGCATTTTGATCGCTAATAGAGGTGAGATCGCTTTAAGAGCGATCCAAACCATTCAAGAAATGGGCAAAGAATCCATAGCCATTTATTCTATCGCTGACAAGGACGCCCACTACCTCAATACAGCTAACGCAAAAGTGTGTATAGGGGGGGAAAAATCCAGCGAGAGTTACTTGAATATCCCTGCAATCATTAGCGCGGCGGAATTGTTTGAAGCGGATGCGATTTTCCCTGGGTATGGGTTTTTGAGCGAGAATCAGAATTTTGTAGAGATTTGCTCGCACCATTCTTTAGAATTTATTGGCCCGAGCGCGAAAGTCATGGCTTTAATGAGTGACAAATCCAAAGCCAAAAGCGTGATGAAAGAAGCCGGCATGCCTGTGATTGAAGGCAGTGATGGGCTGCTTAAAAGCTATCAAGAAGCTGAAGAAATCGCTGATAAAATCGGCTACCCTGTCATCATCAAAGCGGCCGCTGGTGGGGGCGGGAGAGGCATGCGTGTCGTAGAAGATAAATCCAAGCTCAAAAACCTTTATCTAGCCGCAGAAACGGAAGCTTTGAGCGCGTTTGGCGATGGGAGCGTGTATTTAGAAAAATTCATCAACAAGCCTAAACACATTGAAGTCCAAATTCTAGCCGATAAGCATGGCAATGTCATTCATGTGGGCGAAAGGGATTGTTCGGTGCAAAGACGCCAACAAAAGCTCATTGAAGAAACCCCGGCAGTGGTTTTAGAAGAGGGCGTTCGTAAGCGTTTGCTAGAAACAGCGATCAAGGCCGCTAAATACATCGGCTATGTGGGGGCTGGGACTTTTGAATTTTTGCTCGATTCTAACATGAAAGATTTTTATTTCATGGAGATGAACACTCGTTTGCAAGTGGAACACACCATTAGCGAAATGGTGAGCGGGTTAAACCTCATTGAATGGATGATTAAAATCGCTCAAGGCGAAGAATTGCCCAAGCAAGAAAGCTTTTCCCTCAAAGGGCATGCGATAGAATGCAGGATCACTGCAGAAGATCCTAAAAAATTCTACCCAAGCCCGGGTAAAATCACCGAATGGATCGCCCCTGGTGGGGTGAATGTGCGCCTTGATTCGCATGTGCATGCTAATTATGTCGTGCCCACGCACTATGATTCTATGATTGGCAAGCTCATTGTGTGGGGTGAAAACAGAGAAAGAGCGATCGCTAAGATGAAAAGGGCTTTAAAGGAATTTAAAGTAGAAGGCATTAAAACGACCATTCCTTTCCACCTTGAAATGCTTGAAAATGCGGATTTCAGGCAAGCAAAAATCCACACGAAGTATTTAGAAGAAAATTTTTAA
- a CDS encoding FkbM family methyltransferase, which translates to MADKSVNEPILNIPKENYSFIKKFIGCSNDKDFITLDTWVNNSQVGEGDLMLQMDIEGGEYLALINASDALLDRFRIIALEIHQLKYLWDNNYFEVIQSAMNKILKTHYCVHLHPNNCCAPHHHNGVDIVEVIECTFIRKDRVKHILGYCDEFPHPLDTDNVVGNPTLILPRNWYGG; encoded by the coding sequence ATGGCAGACAAATCGGTCAATGAGCCGATATTGAACATCCCCAAAGAAAACTACTCCTTTATCAAAAAATTCATCGGTTGTTCCAACGACAAAGACTTCATCACTCTAGACACTTGGGTCAATAACTCTCAAGTGGGCGAAGGGGATTTAATGTTACAAATGGACATTGAAGGGGGCGAATACCTCGCTCTCATCAATGCGAGCGATGCGCTATTGGATCGCTTCAGAATCATTGCTCTAGAGATTCATCAGCTGAAATATTTGTGGGATAACAACTATTTTGAAGTGATCCAGAGCGCTATGAATAAGATTTTAAAAACGCATTATTGCGTGCATTTGCACCCCAATAATTGTTGTGCCCCTCACCATCACAATGGGGTGGATATCGTTGAAGTCATAGAATGCACTTTCATCAGAAAGGATCGGGTAAAACACATCTTGGGCTATTGCGATGAGTTCCCACATCCATTAGACACGGACAATGTGGTTGGAAACCCCACGCTTATCCTACCCAGAAATTGGTATGGAGGCTGA
- a CDS encoding SAM-dependent methyltransferase — translation MQTLFKEVTPKRYVNGNEMKENSSNVLDQYFTKPSVALKCFQKACEVIKKYENLDDFIFLEPSAGDGVFYDLFPKNRRIGIDIEPKRDGFIQCDFLNYKLPTHQKVICLGNPPFGHRGVMALEFINHARNCDFVCFILPMFFESQGKGSIKYRVKGLNLLYSERLEKNAFIDFKNKEVDVHCVFQIWSKKYQNKKSEFSWYKNRHKEPFSEYIKVFTVSLAKNRECGKEWIFNQKASFYISSTFYKSTQIVENFEEVKYQSGIAVVFTSANKVLNAKLKKLFKEIDWTKYASLATNSCYHLGKSHIFQALHDHLDGLKDN, via the coding sequence ATGCAAACCTTGTTCAAAGAAGTTACCCCTAAACGCTATGTCAATGGCAATGAGATGAAAGAAAATTCTAGCAATGTTTTAGATCAGTATTTCACTAAGCCTAGTGTGGCTTTAAAATGCTTTCAAAAAGCTTGTGAAGTTATTAAAAAATACGAAAATCTAGATGACTTTATTTTTTTAGAGCCAAGCGCAGGCGATGGGGTGTTTTATGACTTGTTTCCTAAAAATAGACGCATTGGTATAGACATTGAACCCAAAAGAGATGGATTTATTCAATGCGATTTTTTAAATTATAAACTGCCCACGCATCAAAAAGTGATTTGCTTGGGCAATCCTCCTTTTGGGCATCGTGGGGTTATGGCGTTAGAATTTATCAACCATGCTAGAAATTGTGATTTTGTGTGTTTTATCTTGCCCATGTTTTTTGAAAGTCAAGGAAAAGGTTCTATTAAGTATCGTGTGAAAGGTTTGAATCTGCTTTATAGCGAACGCTTAGAAAAAAATGCGTTTATAGATTTTAAAAATAAAGAAGTGGATGTGCATTGCGTGTTTCAAATTTGGAGCAAAAAGTATCAAAATAAGAAAAGTGAATTTTCTTGGTATAAGAATCGCCATAAAGAACCCTTTAGCGAATATATCAAGGTTTTCACGGTTTCATTGGCTAAAAACAGAGAATGCGGTAAAGAGTGGATTTTTAATCAAAAAGCGTCTTTTTACATTTCATCAACTTTTTATAAAAGCACACAAATTGTAGAGAACTTTGAGGAAGTTAAGTATCAATCTGGTATTGCTGTGGTATTTACTAGCGCCAACAAGGTTTTAAACGCTAAATTAAAAAAACTATTCAAAGAGATTGATTGGACAAAATACGCAAGTTTAGCGACTAATTCTTGCTATCATTTAGGCAAAAGTCATATTTTTCAAGCCCTACATGATCATTTGGATGGTTTAAAGGATAATTGA
- a CDS encoding restriction endonuclease yields the protein MDLEQTFLKIIEKKHKELNLGQDYNAIFSKIRDFEANAIGQIGEEFLKSVLNAIDGVINDGIIHDEYDIMTKSGVSFEVKTAQKGRTNNTFQFNGINPRYNYDFLVCLGVCEDQLLYRVFKKDEIHYIHKERKYFMKQNEFKKQLVPMNPDNQVNYKLTLNIKELKEITNLIKELERILELD from the coding sequence ATGGACTTAGAACAAACTTTTTTAAAAATTATTGAAAAAAAACATAAAGAATTGAATTTAGGGCAAGATTACAACGCTATTTTTTCAAAAATTAGAGATTTTGAAGCCAACGCTATAGGGCAGATTGGTGAAGAATTTTTAAAAAGTGTGCTTAACGCTATAGATGGAGTAATTAACGATGGCATTATTCATGATGAATACGATATTATGACAAAAAGCGGTGTGTCCTTTGAAGTTAAAACAGCGCAAAAAGGCAGAACTAACAACACTTTTCAGTTCAATGGCATAAACCCACGATACAACTATGATTTTTTGGTTTGCTTAGGAGTGTGCGAAGACCAATTGCTTTATAGAGTTTTTAAAAAAGATGAAATCCATTACATTCATAAAGAAAGAAAATACTTTATGAAACAAAATGAGTTTAAAAAGCAACTGGTGCCAATGAATCCTGATAATCAAGTCAATTATAAGCTCACTCTCAATATTAAAGAACTGAAAGAAATTACAAACCTCATCAAAGAGTTAGAGAGAATTTTAGAGTTAGATTAA
- a CDS encoding Laminin subunit alpha-2 precursor has translation MSKISNNYNPSLMVRDYHRVSPHARKEENKEIQNLSENDEKIKLAKQAKQDNLAIGDLESRLKSLKGMDKDAKELVGISKSYAHNNEKDRSDFERFKSRLDKAIDSFNQKSGNDSLKLPGNIDIDDTKALEKFSKSLESEKENIQNSLHQWKKQLAETNHLNKEYNTLDKTRLNAQKFQDVHDTSKITPSRLQDLLA, from the coding sequence ATGTCTAAGATTTCAAACAATTATAACCCGTCTTTGATGGTGAGGGATTACCACAGGGTTAGTCCGCACGCAAGAAAAGAAGAAAATAAGGAAATTCAAAATCTTTCAGAGAATGATGAAAAGATCAAATTAGCCAAACAAGCCAAGCAGGATAACCTAGCCATAGGGGATTTAGAAAGCCGTCTCAAAAGCTTAAAAGGCATGGATAAAGACGCTAAGGAATTGGTGGGGATTTCTAAATCTTACGCTCATAACAATGAAAAAGATCGAAGCGATTTTGAGCGTTTTAAAAGCCGTTTGGATAAAGCGATTGATTCTTTCAACCAAAAATCAGGCAACGATAGCTTGAAACTCCCTGGCAATATTGATATTGACGACACGAAAGCTTTGGAGAAATTTTCAAAATCATTAGAAAGTGAGAAAGAAAACATCCAAAATTCTTTGCACCAGTGGAAAAAACAGCTCGCTGAAACGAATCATTTAAACAAGGAATACAACACCTTAGATAAAACAAGACTGAACGCTCAAAAATTCCAAGATGTCCATGACACAAGCAAGATCACCCCATCTCGCTTGCAAGACTTGCTCGCTTGA
- the pseC gene encoding UDP-4-amino-4,6-dideoxy-N-acetyl-beta-L-altrosamine transaminase, with protein MKEFAYSEPCLDEEDKKAVLEVLNSKQLTQGKRSLLFEEALCEFLGVKHALVFNSATSALLTLYRNFSDFNADCNEIITTPISFVATANMLLESAYKPVFAEIKNDGNIDELALEKLINEKTKAIVSVDYAGKSVEVGSIQKLCKRHSLSFLSDSSHALGSEYQNKKVGGFALASVFSFHAIKPITTAEGGAVVTNDSELYEKMKLFRSHGMIKKDFFEGEVKSTGHNFRLNEIQSALGLSQLKKAPLLMQKREEIALVYDRIFKDNPYFTPLHPLLKDKSSNHLYPILMRQKFFACKKLILENLHKRGILAQVHYKPIYQYQLYQQLFNTAPLKSAEDFYNAEISLPCHANLDLESVQNIAHGVLKTFEGFNRMSFI; from the coding sequence TTGAAAGAGTTTGCTTATAGCGAGCCTTGTTTAGATGAAGAAGATAAAAAGGCTGTTTTAGAGGTTTTAAATTCCAAACAGCTCACGCAAGGCAAACGCTCTCTTTTGTTTGAAGAAGCTTTGTGCGAGTTTTTAGGCGTTAAGCATGCGTTAGTGTTTAACAGCGCGACTTCAGCCCTTTTAACGCTCTATAGGAATTTTAGCGATTTTAACGCTGATTGCAATGAAATAATCACCACCCCTATAAGCTTTGTAGCGACGGCTAACATGCTTTTAGAAAGCGCTTACAAACCCGTATTTGCTGAAATTAAAAACGATGGCAATATAGATGAATTAGCCCTAGAAAAACTCATTAACGAAAAAACCAAAGCCATAGTGAGCGTGGATTATGCCGGTAAAAGCGTGGAAGTAGGAAGCATTCAAAAGCTTTGCAAAAGGCATTCTTTGAGTTTTCTTTCTGACAGCTCGCATGCTCTAGGGAGCGAGTATCAAAACAAAAAAGTGGGAGGCTTTGCGTTAGCGAGCGTGTTTAGTTTCCATGCCATTAAGCCTATCACTACGGCTGAAGGGGGAGCGGTCGTTACTAACGATAGCGAATTGTATGAAAAAATGAAATTGTTTCGCTCTCATGGCATGATCAAAAAAGATTTTTTTGAAGGCGAAGTCAAAAGCACAGGGCATAATTTCCGCTTGAATGAAATCCAAAGCGCTTTGGGTTTGAGCCAGCTTAAAAAAGCCCCCCTTTTAATGCAAAAAAGAGAAGAAATCGCTCTAGTTTATGATAGGATTTTTAAAGATAACCCCTATTTCACCCCTTTACACCCCTTGTTAAAAGATAAAAGCTCTAACCACCTTTATCCTATTTTAATGCGCCAAAAATTTTTTGCATGCAAAAAACTCATTTTAGAAAATTTGCACAAGCGCGGCATTTTAGCCCAAGTGCATTACAAGCCCATTTACCAATACCAATTGTATCAACAGCTATTCAATACAGCCCCATTAAAAAGCGCAGAGGATTTTTATAACGCTGAAATTTCCTTACCTTGTCATGCGAATTTAGATTTAGAGAGCGTTCAAAACATCGCTCATGGCGTTTTAAAAACTTTTGAAGGTTTTAATAGAATGAGTTTCATTTAG
- a CDS encoding ribonucleotide-diphosphate reductase subunit beta, with the protein MEVSRKKIYNPDSTESVNERKIFGGNPTSMFDLNKIKYQWADHLWKTMLANTWFAEEVSMNDDKRDYLKLSAEEKIGYDRALAQLIFMDSLQTNNLIDNVNPFITSPEINLCLVRQAYEEALHSHAYAVMVESISANTEEIYDMWRNDMQLKSKNDYIAQVYMELAKNPTEENILKALFANQILEGIYFYSGFSYFYTLARSGKMLGSAQMIRFIQRDEVTHLILFQNMINALRNERADLFTPQLINEVIEMFKKAVEIEASWGDYITQGRILGLTSSLIEQYIQFLADSRLSKVGIAKVYGVQHPIKWVESFSSFNEQRSNFFEARVSNYAKGSVSFDDF; encoded by the coding sequence ATGGAAGTTTCACGCAAAAAAATTTACAACCCCGATTCTACAGAAAGTGTGAATGAAAGAAAGATTTTTGGGGGTAATCCTACAAGCATGTTTGATTTGAATAAAATCAAGTATCAATGGGCGGATCATTTGTGGAAAACGATGCTCGCTAACACTTGGTTTGCTGAAGAAGTGAGCATGAACGATGACAAAAGGGATTATTTGAAATTGAGCGCAGAAGAAAAGATCGGCTATGATAGAGCTTTAGCGCAACTCATTTTTATGGATAGCTTGCAAACCAATAATTTAATTGATAATGTCAATCCCTTTATCACCAGTCCCGAAATCAATTTGTGCTTGGTACGCCAAGCTTATGAAGAAGCCTTACACAGCCATGCGTATGCGGTAATGGTAGAAAGCATTAGCGCAAATACTGAAGAAATTTATGATATGTGGCGTAACGACATGCAATTAAAAAGCAAGAACGACTATATCGCGCAAGTGTATATGGAATTAGCCAAAAACCCTACAGAAGAAAACATTCTCAAAGCGCTTTTTGCGAACCAAATTTTAGAGGGGATTTATTTTTATAGCGGGTTTAGCTATTTTTACACTTTGGCTAGGAGCGGTAAGATGCTAGGCTCAGCGCAAATGATCCGTTTTATCCAAAGAGATGAGGTAACGCATTTGATTTTATTCCAAAACATGATCAACGCTTTAAGGAATGAAAGAGCGGATCTATTCACGCCACAATTGATTAATGAAGTCATAGAGATGTTTAAAAAAGCGGTAGAAATTGAAGCCTCATGGGGGGATTATATCACGCAAGGCAGGATTTTAGGGCTCACTTCAAGTTTGATTGAGCAATACATCCAGTTTTTAGCAGATAGCCGTTTGAGTAAGGTGGGTATCGCTAAAGTTTATGGCGTCCAACACCCCATTAAATGGGTAGAGAGCTTTTCAAGTTTCAATGAGCAACGCTCTAATTTCTTTGAGGCTAGGGTGAGCAATTACGCTAAAGGGAGCGTGAGTTTTGATGATTTTTAA
- the pcm gene encoding protein-L-isoaspartate O-methyltransferase, with the protein MNSIKNHLMCEEIHKRFHLHPKVREAMESIEREVFVPAPFKHFAYTLNALSMQAQQYISSPLTVAKMTQYLEIDHVDSVLEIGCGSGYQAAVLSQIFRRVFSVERIESLYLEARLRLKNLGLDNVHVKFADGNKGWDQYAPYDRILFSACAKNIPQALIDQLEEGGILVAPIQENNEQVIKRFVKQNNALRVQKVLEKCLFVPVVDGVQ; encoded by the coding sequence TTGAATAGTATTAAAAACCATTTGATGTGTGAAGAAATCCATAAGCGTTTTCATTTGCACCCCAAAGTGAGAGAGGCTATGGAGAGCATTGAAAGGGAGGTTTTTGTGCCAGCCCCTTTTAAACATTTTGCCTACACTTTAAACGCGCTTTCTATGCAAGCGCAACAATACATTTCTTCGCCCTTAACCGTGGCCAAAATGACGCAATATTTAGAAATCGATCATGTGGATAGCGTGCTAGAAATTGGCTGCGGGAGCGGCTATCAAGCGGCGGTGCTGTCTCAAATTTTCAGGCGCGTTTTTAGCGTTGAAAGGATTGAAAGCCTGTATTTAGAAGCACGTTTGCGCCTTAAAAATCTCGGTTTAGACAACGTTCATGTTAAATTCGCTGATGGGAACAAGGGCTGGGATCAATACGCCCCCTATGATAGGATTTTGTTCTCTGCTTGCGCTAAAAATATCCCTCAAGCGCTTATTGATCAGCTTGAAGAAGGCGGGATATTAGTTGCGCCCATTCAAGAAAACAACGAGCAAGTGATCAAACGCTTTGTGAAACAAAATAACGCCTTGCGCGTCCAAAAAGTGTTAGAAAAATGCTTGTTCGTGCCTGTTGTAGATGGGGTGCAATAA